From one Streptomyces sp. SCSIO 30461 genomic stretch:
- a CDS encoding DUF503 domain-containing protein: protein MYVGTLSFDLLLGDVRSLKEKRSVVRPIVAELQRKYAVSAAEVGGQDLHRRAQIGLAVVSGDPGHITDVLDRCERLVAARPEVELLSVHRRLHGDDD, encoded by the coding sequence ATGTACGTGGGGACGCTGTCCTTCGATCTCCTCCTCGGCGACGTTCGCTCGCTGAAGGAGAAACGCTCCGTCGTCCGCCCGATCGTGGCCGAACTCCAGCGCAAGTACGCGGTGAGCGCGGCCGAGGTGGGCGGGCAGGACCTCCACCGCAGGGCCCAGATCGGCCTCGCGGTGGTCTCCGGGGACCCGGGGCACATCACAGACGTACTGGACCGGTGCGAGCGGTTGGTCGCCGCCCGGCCCGAGGTCGAGCTGCTGTCGGTACACCGGCGGTTGCACGGCGACGATGACTGA
- the truB gene encoding tRNA pseudouridine(55) synthase TruB produces MSRHSTTPDGLVIVDKPSGFTSHDVVAKMRGIARTRRVGHAGTLDPMATGVLVLGVEKATKLLGHLALTEKEYLGTIRLGQTTVTDDAEGEITASMDASKVTGEGIDAGVAELSGDIMQVPSKVSAIKIDGKRSYARVRGGEEFDIPARPVTVSQFTVYDVREAVADDGTPVLDLVVSVVCSSGTYIRALARDLGAGLGVGGHLTALRRTRVGPYKLDSAKTLDQLQEELTVMPISEAAAAAFPRWDVDEKRARLLVNGVRLDMPDYDTAGPVAVFGPEGRFLALVEQQRGKAKSLAVFA; encoded by the coding sequence ATGAGCCGGCACAGCACAACGCCCGACGGGCTTGTCATCGTCGACAAGCCGTCGGGTTTCACTTCGCACGACGTGGTCGCCAAGATGCGCGGCATCGCCCGCACCCGCCGTGTGGGACACGCGGGCACCTTGGACCCGATGGCCACCGGAGTGCTCGTGCTCGGGGTCGAGAAGGCCACCAAGCTCCTCGGGCACCTCGCACTCACCGAGAAGGAGTACCTCGGCACCATCCGGCTGGGTCAGACCACCGTCACGGATGACGCCGAGGGCGAGATCACCGCGTCCATGGACGCATCCAAGGTGACCGGGGAAGGTATCGACGCCGGTGTCGCCGAACTGAGCGGCGACATCATGCAGGTCCCGTCCAAGGTCAGCGCCATCAAGATCGACGGCAAGCGGTCCTACGCCCGGGTGCGCGGCGGCGAGGAGTTCGACATCCCGGCCCGGCCGGTGACCGTCTCCCAGTTCACCGTGTACGACGTGCGCGAGGCCGTCGCCGACGACGGGACCCCGGTGCTCGACCTGGTGGTCTCCGTGGTCTGCTCATCCGGTACGTACATCCGCGCCCTCGCCCGCGACCTGGGCGCCGGGCTCGGTGTGGGCGGGCACCTCACGGCTCTGCGCCGCACTCGCGTCGGCCCGTACAAGCTGGACTCGGCGAAGACGCTCGACCAGCTCCAGGAGGAGCTGACGGTCATGCCGATCAGCGAGGCGGCGGCCGCGGCTTTCCCTCGCTGGGATGTCGACGAGAAGCGGGCCCGGTTGCTGGTCAACGGAGTACGGCTGGACATGCCGGACTACGACACGGCAGGCCCGGTTGCGGTCTTCGGGCCCGAAGGCCGGTTCCTGGCGCTCGTCGAGCAGCAGCGGGGCAAGGCGAAGAGCCTCGCGGTATTCGCCTGA
- the rbfA gene encoding 30S ribosome-binding factor RbfA has protein sequence MADNARARKLADRIQVVVAETLDRRIKDPRLGFVTITDARVTGDLREATVFYTVYGDDEERAASAAALESAKGILRSEVGRQTGVRYTPSLTFVPDALPDNARTIDDLLDRARASDAEVREASTGKNYAGEADPYRKPEDEDEASE, from the coding sequence GTGGCCGACAACGCGCGGGCCCGCAAGCTGGCCGATCGCATCCAGGTCGTGGTCGCGGAGACCCTGGACCGGCGAATCAAGGATCCGCGGCTGGGCTTCGTCACGATCACGGACGCCCGGGTCACCGGCGACCTGCGGGAGGCCACGGTCTTCTACACGGTCTACGGGGACGACGAGGAGCGTGCCGCGTCCGCCGCGGCGCTGGAGTCCGCCAAGGGCATCCTCCGCTCGGAGGTCGGCAGGCAGACCGGGGTCCGCTACACGCCGAGCCTGACCTTCGTCCCGGACGCCCTTCCCGACAACGCGCGCACGATCGACGATCTGCTCGACCGGGCGCGGGCCAGTGACGCCGAGGTCCGCGAGGCCTCCACCGGCAAGAACTACGCAGGCGAGGCGGACCCGTACCGCAAGCCGGAGGACGAGGACGAAGCCTCCGAATGA